In the Campylobacteraceae bacterium genome, one interval contains:
- a CDS encoding hemagglutinin repeat-containing protein, with amino-acid sequence MNAKQIVSLILSFNLIFTNLMLAASIEVDKTAAAKNQATLLKSSSGIQIVDIVNPNSKGMSHNKFKTYNVNKSGLILNNSKVIVKTQLAGQIAFNPNLKNNARVILNEVTGTSKSLLRGYTEVAGSRADVIVANPNGITINGGGFINTNKVTLTTGRSNYLNGFVNGFTVNKGDILIEGDGFNVSDINKVELYSKALILNAKFYAKDLKVVTGSNSITLDGVISSNEVSGSGISIDSSILGGIYADSIVLISNDKGVGVTLPPEVIASNSLILNADGTITTKKIQAKNSIKIESISQSVHVEDSILSDDISIDAKNEIDIKKDENLSIVSNNELSLHSKTLNNNAFVKAKVLKIQAEDVNNQGTLLSEEKMIIEATTLRNSETIESKGEAELYIKDLLVNDKIISSASNLVIAKNDKNEKLEKLINNNTIHSEKNLNIDAKILENEGYIYSGYDKNLGNVDNSTKAEINVDTLTNNGFITANDLNITATKVIDNKGALYSRNNLLVKAKELNNYETIRSNKDIDLLIENSLNNENMIYADGTITLASNEARDKKNTINNTGIIQAEGDINIFAKVLNNTANAVEVTNTNTSTSRKSGSGNNYDLITKTTKSQVLNINTLDPSLILSDGNINIDVETLNNLYSLIASNKDITLNANTVNNVGKVIVSTITTVTKKYRSERYCSWGGPSGSCFKHKNRAAYRGTTTSTTTTKTPIVNFGIQAKNSISGNVINLKNVSDQLAGSLSNSEISTKQAVIDLLSNRSTSLQDLNKVLDTSIREAISLINSQEDLETLASNVETQEDLDVFKSDLNSYKDNLGAIIQNDETTIVSLGTSLEDIKNNNTSNVSLEDINSIENTIESLKENIVLNKKNLSDFENLNDLILTVEDVANNKQSLIDIEDSIKTIYTSNEESLTSLGNKGNITNIVSSLESRENTLRDEVNLALSLQSDIKYKIISKDEGLYQTNSSTSTKTVDDAIKSDPSAAINEIFVPSSKFGIFVKITKPGHKFLIESNPLFTNYKIFLSSNYMLSKLNLDPEKIIKRLGDAMYETNFVRDSIIKATGSRFLSGFSSDISQFQALMDNAILEEKNLNLSFGVSLSKEQVALLDNNIVWLEEKMVAGELVLVPQVYLATNVKTADGVKLEATNIALNIEETLINDSKISASEEININARDITNQAGIIKANKDINLKASNAINNISGKIISEENITLEAKMINILRASSKVTNKYAQGEENLSLKGQESFIQAKGNIELKANNDINIVSSKLTADENIDLGSKDGNINISSLESVEDYSFKFSNGYSKGKSIKNLASSIEAKNINLDANNLVIKSSKLSAKETISLEGVKDINILAANDLEYTDTKIKTSSGFMGSKTTRDMNYKETVVSSKLDATNIIMSSDQNIVLEAANLKAQETIKIDAKKDIIISAKEYKEGSLHEVSKSSWGGLKKSYALDKHDALKLNEANLKAQAKNIELTSGNDINILASNLDAAQDLKITALNEVNVLAGEELEANKKIREKSSFNILGLLNIIPGVDMGPIYSQEIDKNEKYDAKIKSSSLTAGSNISIDSGSTKIVASNLSANDDVKILADTGKIEILSGKEKLDVSTLQKKIEIKISNIMDMVSSLFEQAGDTENTKIKINLASATYDKEAEVTSQSTNIKSNITSKDANIVLDATDDVNIVASNLSAGETIAIKSEVGNINIIEDVDTKKISKKETHAKAEINLTIQNEYAEIATAAKALIESKKQLSKVKKDYSNYKKEVKKLNNILSNLKQEYKNKAVGIDKDDISDLIDLLDDLNDDKKFYTMAIAAAAVDVTTKALGVAKQMATAAQSSGTYGFSAGLSFDLEGSKTKSEDENIKSIASQLKAKNIVLITDKDSNTNVNISGSNIVAQENIVIETKDLFVSSSTDTTQNKKETKDISGSVSMTMYGASSGPTISLGFGKQNNESDSLKHNNSQLKAKNITIEAKNDAIFEGANIDANEALVVNVGNDLVLKSQRNQSSSNSKGFNVSASMSLGASSSDAGQDASGNSTVASRTTANQQVGARTGNGEVSGGNASYGVNQGRTKTKQTVLSTLTGNTVDINVGNNTHIKGSLIAAGLFDKNNTFADNENLNLNTKTLSYENSSNTTFNSGQGVTVGAGDSTVSLKLNNELGFSKTKSLATLGKGNIQISDKENSDDLSALNTDTSKLVKDLYKSSTGVKVDATLDTRILSEEGRASIQEDFERSSRLLQAIGDVATKDSIILGDTFDHILDVQKDLDVQKELSLKDNGKLIAILDDKNRDKYTQKERDSAINEYAQIYAKHYEISIENAKSAIISDKYGAVYATQDNSSSKIFIDDVKNKGALDTANVMGHEIAHVRINQGQTRERTGDLAEEYGDTFGKYSSEGMEFSSETYNNVNLNTNPSSKPIIRTTQAVDTLVDNTKDYFNDKAKADVSNGKMDDSVIPGAAYIRWLALGGKVSVSELLNQEARQDIRIVELTGKKLFNQGKEVIEMAKNLPKTIAFLYDHPEEIKKLPSFLQEAIVQYIKQLGDNAKDIGKGLLTNNSKAIESQAQAEASLIADLATTIAGAGIGKLAVVGGKVVVGKSVLIAKKFEISKVHIEAKKTNFKDGNGKWIYPNNKKDFDAIPGTIKDNTLQKGDILVRYVNKDSLKHYDGEYNLANDKNGTYTTKPGESWESLSLPGKKEDYVAYKIEVLEDIPTKQSLVSPWFDQVGGGVQNKFDKSISELAKVSLTETPKLKLIGEYK; translated from the coding sequence ATGAATGCAAAACAAATAGTATCTTTAATCTTAAGTTTTAACTTAATTTTTACAAACCTAATGTTAGCAGCCTCTATTGAAGTTGATAAAACGGCAGCTGCTAAAAATCAAGCAACTTTATTAAAGTCCTCCAGTGGAATACAAATAGTAGATATTGTAAATCCAAATTCAAAAGGGATGTCACACAATAAGTTTAAAACCTATAATGTAAATAAAAGTGGTTTAATTTTAAACAATTCAAAAGTAATTGTGAAAACGCAATTAGCTGGACAAATAGCATTTAATCCAAATCTTAAAAACAATGCAAGAGTTATATTAAATGAAGTAACAGGAACATCAAAAAGTTTGCTTAGAGGTTATACAGAAGTAGCAGGAAGCAGAGCAGATGTAATTGTTGCAAACCCTAATGGAATTACTATTAATGGAGGAGGTTTTATAAATACGAATAAAGTCACTTTAACCACAGGGCGTAGTAATTACTTAAATGGTTTTGTAAATGGTTTTACTGTGAACAAGGGCGATATTTTAATTGAAGGAGATGGTTTTAATGTGAGTGACATCAACAAAGTTGAACTTTATTCAAAAGCACTTATCTTAAATGCCAAGTTTTACGCAAAAGATTTAAAAGTAGTCACAGGAAGTAATAGCATTACTTTAGATGGAGTTATTAGCTCTAATGAAGTAAGTGGAAGTGGTATTTCAATTGATTCTTCAATTTTGGGTGGAATTTACGCAGACAGTATTGTGTTAATAAGTAATGATAAAGGAGTAGGGGTTACTTTACCTCCTGAAGTTATCGCTTCTAATAGTTTAATTTTAAATGCAGATGGAACAATAACTACCAAAAAAATCCAAGCTAAGAATAGTATAAAAATAGAATCAATATCGCAATCAGTACATGTAGAAGATAGTATTTTATCTGATGACATAAGTATAGATGCAAAAAATGAAATAGATATTAAAAAAGATGAAAATTTATCGATTGTATCCAACAATGAATTGTCATTACATTCAAAAACATTAAATAACAATGCTTTTGTAAAAGCAAAGGTTTTAAAAATACAAGCCGAAGATGTAAACAATCAAGGAACATTATTATCAGAAGAAAAAATGATAATAGAAGCCACTACTTTAAGAAACAGCGAAACCATCGAGAGTAAAGGAGAAGCTGAACTTTATATTAAGGACTTACTTGTAAATGACAAAATAATTTCTTCCGCTTCAAATTTAGTAATAGCAAAAAACGACAAAAATGAAAAATTAGAAAAACTTATCAATAACAATACTATTCATAGTGAAAAAAACCTAAATATTGATGCAAAAATACTAGAAAATGAGGGATATATTTATTCTGGATATGACAAAAATTTAGGGAATGTTGATAACTCAACAAAAGCAGAAATAAATGTTGACACTTTAACCAATAATGGTTTTATAACTGCAAATGATTTAAATATTACAGCTACAAAGGTTATAGACAATAAGGGTGCCTTATATTCAAGAAACAATTTACTTGTAAAAGCAAAAGAATTAAATAATTACGAAACTATTAGAAGTAATAAAGATATTGATTTATTAATTGAAAATAGTCTTAACAATGAAAATATGATTTATGCTGATGGTACTATAACACTAGCATCTAATGAAGCACGTGATAAGAAAAATACGATTAATAACACAGGCATCATTCAAGCAGAAGGAGATATCAATATTTTTGCAAAAGTATTAAATAATACTGCAAACGCTGTTGAAGTTACGAATACAAATACCAGTACCAGTAGAAAATCAGGAAGTGGAAACAACTATGATTTAATCACTAAAACAACAAAATCTCAAGTACTTAATATAAACACTCTTGACCCCTCTCTTATTTTAAGCGATGGAAATATAAACATAGATGTTGAAACATTAAATAACCTCTATTCTTTAATAGCATCAAATAAAGATATTACTTTAAATGCAAATACTGTGAATAATGTAGGAAAAGTAATCGTTTCAACTATTACAACAGTAACAAAAAAATACAGATCTGAAAGATATTGTTCTTGGGGTGGACCTTCAGGGTCTTGTTTTAAACATAAAAATCGAGCTGCCTATAGAGGTACTACTACATCAACGACTACTACAAAAACACCTATTGTAAACTTTGGAATACAAGCAAAAAATAGTATTTCTGGAAATGTTATTAATTTAAAGAATGTCAGTGATCAATTAGCTGGTTCTTTAAGTAATAGCGAAATAAGTACAAAACAAGCAGTTATTGATTTACTTTCAAATAGAAGCACTTCTTTGCAAGATTTGAATAAAGTTTTAGATACAAGTATTAGGGAAGCAATCTCTTTGATTAACTCTCAAGAAGATTTGGAAACACTTGCTTCAAATGTTGAAACACAAGAAGACTTAGATGTGTTTAAGAGTGATTTAAACTCATATAAAGATAATCTTGGTGCCATAATACAAAATGATGAAACAACAATTGTTTCTTTAGGTACAAGCTTAGAAGATATTAAAAACAATAATACATCAAATGTTTCTTTGGAAGATATAAACAGTATTGAAAACACAATAGAAAGTCTAAAAGAGAACATTGTTTTAAATAAAAAAAACTTAAGTGACTTCGAAAATCTTAATGATTTGATTTTAACAGTAGAAGATGTAGCAAACAACAAACAAAGTCTCATTGATATTGAAGACAGTATTAAAACTATTTATACTTCTAATGAAGAGAGTTTAACAAGTCTTGGAAACAAGGGAAATATTACAAATATAGTAAGCTCACTTGAAAGTAGGGAAAATACACTGAGAGATGAGGTAAATTTAGCTCTTAGTTTACAAAGTGATATCAAATACAAAATAATTTCAAAAGACGAAGGTTTGTATCAAACGAATTCTTCGACATCAACAAAAACAGTAGATGATGCAATTAAAAGTGATCCAAGTGCTGCTATTAATGAAATCTTTGTACCAAGTTCTAAGTTTGGAATTTTTGTAAAAATTACTAAACCTGGACATAAGTTCTTAATAGAATCCAATCCTCTTTTTACAAACTATAAAATATTTTTAAGCTCAAACTATATGCTTTCGAAATTGAATTTAGACCCAGAAAAAATAATAAAAAGACTGGGTGATGCAATGTATGAAACGAATTTTGTAAGAGATTCTATCATTAAAGCAACGGGAAGTAGATTCTTGAGTGGTTTTTCTTCTGATATCTCACAGTTTCAAGCCTTGATGGATAATGCAATTTTAGAAGAAAAGAATTTGAATTTATCTTTTGGTGTTTCCTTATCAAAAGAGCAAGTTGCTTTGTTAGATAACAATATTGTTTGGTTAGAAGAAAAAATGGTAGCTGGTGAGCTTGTTTTAGTTCCACAAGTGTATTTAGCAACAAATGTAAAAACAGCAGACGGTGTTAAATTAGAAGCTACAAACATAGCATTAAATATAGAAGAAACACTTATCAATGATTCAAAAATATCAGCAAGTGAAGAAATAAACATAAATGCAAGAGATATTACAAATCAAGCAGGGATAATAAAAGCAAATAAAGACATTAACTTAAAAGCCAGTAATGCAATAAACAATATAAGTGGAAAAATCATAAGTGAGGAAAATATCACTTTAGAAGCTAAAATGATTAATATTCTAAGAGCTTCTAGTAAGGTAACAAATAAGTATGCACAAGGAGAAGAAAATCTAAGCTTAAAAGGACAAGAGTCTTTTATTCAAGCCAAAGGAAATATTGAATTAAAAGCGAATAATGATATTAATATTGTTTCTTCAAAGCTTACAGCAGATGAAAATATAGATTTAGGTTCCAAAGATGGAAATATTAATATTTCATCTTTGGAATCAGTAGAAGATTATTCTTTCAAATTCTCAAATGGTTATAGTAAGGGTAAAAGCATTAAGAATTTAGCTTCAAGCATAGAAGCTAAAAATATTAATTTAGACGCCAATAACTTAGTAATAAAATCCTCAAAACTAAGTGCTAAAGAAACTATTTCACTTGAAGGTGTAAAAGATATAAATATTTTAGCGGCGAATGATTTAGAATACACCGACACAAAGATAAAAACATCAAGTGGTTTTATGGGGTCAAAAACTACAAGAGATATGAACTATAAAGAAACTGTAGTATCAAGTAAACTTGATGCTACAAATATTATTATGAGCAGTGATCAAAATATTGTTTTGGAAGCTGCTAATTTAAAAGCACAAGAAACTATAAAAATCGATGCTAAAAAAGACATCATAATTTCTGCAAAAGAGTATAAAGAAGGAAGTCTGCATGAGGTAAGTAAATCTTCATGGGGTGGACTTAAAAAGAGCTATGCTTTAGATAAACACGATGCTCTTAAATTAAATGAAGCTAATTTAAAAGCGCAAGCAAAAAATATAGAATTAACATCAGGAAATGATATAAATATTCTAGCTTCAAATCTTGATGCAGCACAAGACCTCAAAATCACTGCTTTAAATGAAGTAAATGTATTAGCGGGAGAAGAATTAGAAGCCAATAAAAAAATAAGAGAAAAAAGCAGTTTTAATATCTTAGGTTTATTAAACATCATTCCAGGTGTTGATATGGGACCTATTTATTCTCAAGAAATAGACAAGAATGAAAAATACGATGCAAAAATTAAATCTTCTTCACTTACTGCTGGTTCAAATATTAGTATAGATTCAGGTAGTACAAAAATCGTAGCTTCCAATTTAAGTGCTAATGATGATGTAAAAATTTTAGCAGATACGGGAAAAATTGAAATTTTAAGTGGAAAAGAAAAACTGGATGTTTCAACGTTACAAAAGAAAATCGAAATTAAAATATCTAATATCATGGATATGGTAAGTAGCCTTTTTGAACAAGCAGGAGATACTGAAAATACAAAAATTAAAATCAATCTTGCTTCTGCTACTTATGATAAAGAAGCAGAAGTTACAAGTCAAAGCACAAATATAAAATCAAATATCACTTCAAAAGATGCGAATATTGTATTAGATGCTACGGATGATGTAAATATAGTTGCCAGTAATTTAAGTGCAGGTGAAACTATAGCTATTAAATCAGAAGTTGGAAATATCAATATCATTGAAGATGTTGATACAAAGAAAATAAGCAAAAAAGAAACCCATGCAAAAGCTGAAATAAACCTAACCATTCAAAATGAATATGCAGAAATAGCAACAGCTGCAAAAGCATTAATTGAATCAAAAAAACAACTCTCAAAAGTAAAAAAAGATTATTCAAACTATAAAAAAGAAGTAAAAAAACTAAACAATATTCTTAGTAATTTAAAACAAGAATATAAAAATAAAGCAGTAGGAATTGATAAAGACGATATTTCAGACTTAATTGATTTATTAGATGATTTAAACGATGACAAAAAATTCTATACCATGGCAATAGCTGCGGCTGCTGTAGATGTAACAACAAAAGCCTTAGGCGTTGCTAAACAAATGGCAACAGCTGCTCAAAGTTCAGGAACTTATGGTTTTTCAGCTGGTTTATCTTTTGATTTAGAAGGTTCAAAAACAAAATCAGAAGATGAAAATATAAAAAGCATAGCTTCCCAATTAAAAGCTAAAAATATTGTTCTCATTACAGATAAAGACAGTAATACAAATGTAAATATAAGTGGCTCAAATATTGTTGCCCAAGAAAATATAGTTATTGAAACAAAGGATTTATTCGTAAGTTCTTCTACGGATACTACTCAAAATAAAAAAGAAACAAAAGATATTTCAGGTTCTGTTTCTATGACTATGTATGGAGCATCTTCTGGACCTACAATAAGCTTAGGATTTGGAAAACAAAACAATGAGAGTGATAGTTTAAAACATAATAACTCACAACTAAAAGCAAAGAATATTACTATTGAAGCAAAAAATGATGCCATCTTTGAAGGCGCAAATATAGATGCTAATGAAGCTTTAGTAGTAAATGTAGGAAATGACTTAGTTTTAAAATCACAAAGAAACCAAAGCAGCTCAAACTCAAAAGGTTTTAATGTTAGTGCGAGTATGTCTTTAGGAGCTAGTAGTAGTGATGCAGGACAAGATGCAAGCGGAAATTCTACTGTGGCTTCAAGAACAACAGCTAATCAACAAGTAGGTGCAAGAACAGGAAATGGTGAAGTCTCAGGAGGAAATGCTTCTTATGGTGTAAATCAAGGAAGAACAAAAACAAAACAAACCGTATTATCAACGCTGACAGGAAATACTGTAGATATAAATGTAGGAAACAATACTCATATCAAAGGCTCCCTAATAGCAGCAGGTTTGTTTGATAAAAACAATACCTTTGCAGACAATGAAAACCTTAATCTAAATACAAAAACACTAAGTTATGAAAACTCATCCAATACTACTTTTAATTCAGGCCAAGGTGTGACTGTAGGAGCAGGAGATTCAACTGTCTCTTTAAAACTAAACAATGAATTAGGCTTTTCAAAAACAAAATCTCTAGCAACCTTAGGAAAGGGAAATATTCAAATCTCTGATAAAGAAAACTCAGATGATTTAAGTGCTTTAAATACAGATACGTCGAAGTTGGTAAAAGATTTATATAAAAGCTCAACTGGTGTTAAAGTTGATGCTACTTTGGATACTAGAATATTAAGTGAAGAGGGACGTGCTAGTATACAAGAAGATTTTGAAAGAAGTAGTCGATTGCTTCAAGCTATAGGTGATGTAGCCACAAAAGACTCTATTATATTAGGAGATACCTTTGATCATATACTTGATGTGCAAAAAGATCTTGATGTACAAAAAGAACTTTCATTAAAAGATAATGGGAAACTTATTGCCATTCTTGATGATAAAAATAGAGATAAATATACTCAAAAAGAAAGAGATTCTGCAATAAATGAATATGCTCAAATTTATGCAAAACATTATGAAATTAGTATAGAAAATGCAAAAAGTGCAATAATATCTGATAAGTATGGCGCAGTGTATGCAACTCAAGATAATAGTAGCTCAAAAATATTCATAGACGATGTTAAAAATAAAGGAGCCCTAGACACTGCAAATGTTATGGGGCATGAAATAGCTCATGTAAGAATAAATCAAGGACAAACAAGAGAAAGAACAGGAGATTTAGCAGAAGAATATGGAGATACTTTTGGAAAGTATTCTTCTGAAGGTATGGAGTTTAGCTCAGAAACATACAACAATGTAAATTTAAATACTAATCCCTCCTCAAAACCAATTATAAGAACAACCCAAGCAGTTGATACCTTAGTAGATAATACAAAAGATTACTTCAATGATAAAGCAAAAGCCGATGTAAGTAATGGAAAAATGGATGACAGTGTAATCCCAGGAGCAGCTTATATAAGGTGGCTTGCGCTTGGAGGAAAAGTATCTGTAAGTGAACTACTTAATCAAGAAGCTAGACAAGATATACGAATTGTAGAATTAACAGGAAAAAAACTTTTTAACCAAGGTAAAGAAGTTATAGAGATGGCTAAAAATCTACCCAAAACAATAGCCTTTTTATATGATCACCCAGAAGAGATTAAAAAACTTCCAAGTTTCTTACAAGAAGCTATAGTACAGTATATAAAACAACTAGGAGACAATGCAAAAGATATAGGAAAAGGATTACTCACAAATAATTCCAAAGCAATAGAATCTCAAGCCCAAGCAGAAGCAAGTTTAATAGCAGATTTGGCAACTACAATTGCAGGTGCTGGTATTGGTAAGTTAGCTGTTGTGGGTGGGAAGGTTGTTGTTGGAAAATCTGTTCTAATAGCTAAAAAATTCGAAATTTCTAAAGTACATATAGAAGCAAAAAAAACAAACTTTAAAGATGGAAATGGAAAATGGATATATCCAAATAATAAAAAAGATTTCGATGCAATTCCTGGAACTATTAAAGATAATACTTTACAAAAAGGAGATATACTTGTACGGTATGTTAATAAAGATTCTTTAAAACACTATGATGGTGAGTATAACTTAGCTAATGATAAAAATGGTACATATACAACAAAACCAGGCGAAAGCTGGGAGAGTTTATCTCTTCCAGGTAAAAAAGAGGATTATGTAGCTTATAAAATAGAAGTCTTAGAAGATATACCCACAAAACAGAGTTTAGTTAGTCCTTGGTTTGATCAAGTTGGTGGTGGAGTTCAGAATAAGTTTGATAAGAGTATTTCTGAGTTGGCGAAAGTATCACTTACTGAAACCCCTAAATTAAAGTTAATAGGAGAATATAAATAA